A genomic region of Tamandua tetradactyla isolate mTamTet1 chromosome 2, mTamTet1.pri, whole genome shotgun sequence contains the following coding sequences:
- the LOC143674443 gene encoding succinyl-CoA:3-ketoacid coenzyme A transferase 1, mitochondrial-like: protein MAALRLLCSRLGLCTRVAVSGGMRSCASPTEACACSFSSSTRLRVKFYTDPVEAVKDISDEATVLVGGFGLCGIPENLIGALLKTRVKGLTIVSNTVGVEDFGLGLLLQTKQVKRIVCSYVGGNPLCEQQYLAGELELDLTPQGTLAEKIRAGGAGVPAFYTSTGYGTLVHEGGAPIKYYEDGHLAIISKPREVREFNGRHFLLEEAITGDFALVKGWKADSAGNVIFRKSARNFNEPICKAADTTVVEVEEIVDVGSFSPEDIHIPSIYVDRLIKGKHYEKRIERLTIRKDEDEKPKDNKRTRIIKRAALEFEDGMYANLGIGIPLLASNFISPNITVHLHSENGVLGLGPFPLKDEVDADLINAGKQTVTIIPGASFFASDESFAMVRGGHLNLTMLGGMQVSKYGDLANWMIPGKKVKGMGGAMDLVSSPKTKVVVTMEHSTKANEHKIVDKCTMPLTGKRCVNRIITEKAVFDVDKMRGLTLIELWEGLTVDDIKKYTGCAFAVSPNLKPMQQVVT, encoded by the coding sequence ATGGCGGCCCTGCGACTCCTCTGCTCGCGGCTTGGGCTCTGCACCCGCGTCGCCGTCTCGGGAGGCATGCGGAGCTGCGCGAGTCCGACCGAGGCCTGTGCGTGTAGCTTTTCCTCCAGCACTCGTCTCCGCGTCAAATTTTATACAGATCCCGTGGAAGCTGTAAAAGACATCTCTGATGAGGCAACAGTCCTGGTCGGTGGGTTCGGGCTCTGTGGAATTCCAGAGAACCTGATCGGGGCTTTGCTGAAGACCCGAGTAAAAGGGCTCACTATTGTCAGCAACACGGTGGGGGTTGAGGACTTCGGTCTGGGCCTTTTACTGCAAACCAAGCAGGTAAAACGCATCGTCTGTTCTTATGTGGGAGGAAATCCACTGTGCGAGCAGCAGTACTTAGCTGGTGAGTTGGAATTGGACCTGACACCCCAGGGCACCTTGGCAGAGAAAATACGGGCAGGAGGGGCTGGCGTGCCAGCCTTTTACACCAGCACAGGGTATGggaccttggttcatgaaggagGTGCACCCATCAAATACTATGAAGATGGCCACTTGGCCATCATCAGTAAGCCTAGAGAGGTGAGAGAGTTTAATGGCCGCCATTTTCTTTTGGAGGAAGCAATTACAGGGGATTTTGCTTTGGTGAAAGGGTGGAAGGCAGACAGTGCAGGAAATGTTATCTTCAGGAAGAGCGCCCGGAATTTCAACGAACCTATATGCAAAGCTGCAGATACCACAGTGGTAGAGGTTGAAGAAATTGTGGATGTTGGATCGTTTTCCCCAGAGGACATCCATATACCTAGTATTTATGTAGATCGCCTGATAAAGGGGAAACATTATGAGAAAAGAATTGAGCGTTTAACAATCCGGAAAGATGAAGATGAAAAACCCAAAGATAATAAAAGGACACGTATCATCAAACGGGCCGCTCTTGAATTTGAGGATGGCATGTATGCTAATTTGGGCATAGGAATCCCTCTTCTGGCCAGCAATTTTATCAGCCCCAATATAACTGTTCATCTTCACAGTGAAAATGGAGTCCTGGGTTTGGGTCCATTTCCATTGAAAGATGAGGTGGATGCAGATCTAATCAATGCAGGCAAGCAAACAGTCACGATTATTCCCGGGGCCTCCTTTTTTGCCAGCGATGAGTCGTTTGCCATGGTTAGAGGGGGACACCTCAATCTAACAATGCTAGGGGGAATGCAGGTGTCTAAATATGGTGACCTGGCCAACTGGATGATTCCTGGAAAGAAGGTGAAAGGAATGGGAGGTGCCATGGATTTAGTGTCCAGTCCCAAAACCAAAGTGGTGGTCACCATGGAGCATTCTACCAAGGCAAATGAACACAAAATTGTGGACAAATGTACAATGCCGCTGACGGGGAAGCGGTGTGTGAACCGCATCATCACTGAAAAGGCCGTGTTTGACGTAGACAAAATGAGAGGACTGACGCTGATCGAACTCTGGGAAGGCCTGACTGTGGATGACATCAAAAAGTACACGGGCTGCGCCTTTGCAGTGTCCCCAAATCTCAAGCCAATGCAGCAAGTTGTAACTTAA